The window TGATGTTGCTAACAAACCAACACTTACTTTTACCAGTACAGGTATTTCAAAAACATCTGATAAACACTATAAAGTTACAGGTAATCTTACCCTGGCTGGAGTTACCAAGCCGGCTACATTTGATTTATGGTATCGTGGTACTATCCAAAACCCAATGAGCAAAGCTGATGATGCTGGTTTCCAATTAACCGGAACTATCAAACGTTCTGATTTCAACTTTGGCAGCAAATTTGGTTCGGCTATGTTGAGCGACGAAGTTACCATTAAGGCTAACGGCGAATTTGCAAAAGCAAAATAATTATAATATTGTTTAAAACGCTAAACGGCGTACCTGGTAAACCGGGTACGCCGTTTGCTTTTTGTTAATTTTTATTGCGCTGGTATTGTACTTTAAGTTGTTGTTTTTGAAGGTAATAAATAATGATGGTGCAAATGCCAATTGCAACCACCAGTGCGGCGCCCGTTATAACGTGTATAATTGGCACCTTGTAATTAGGGTTTATTAATGATTCGGTAACGTTGGGGATAATAAGGGCGATGAGCGGTAAACAAATAAATAACCGTAGTAGTCCGAGTTTTTTCATAATGATTGATAAATTATGTAAGCCTTTGCTACAGGTGGCCAATTAATAGGTGGCCAGGAGATAAAGGGTTTTAGTGATGGTTTGTAATACCAAATATGCCACATTGGTGTTTAATAAAAAATACCCATAATGCGGTATTTTATCCGGATTGCTTTCTGGCAAAGCGCTACATGTTGCAGGAAAAACTGTGTTTGGACTATAAAAGAGGCTTAGTCGGCCAGGAGTTGTTTTAAGGTATCAAACCAAAGCTGGTTTTTTGTGCCGAAGAAGCGAAGATCTACAATAAGATAAACCACTGCTGTATCATCACCTTGCTTGTAGCGCAGCCTTAAGGGTTGGCAAAAAAGACCATTATTTCGTACTAATGATCTTTTGTAAACATCATCAAATCCAAGATAAACTTGCTCAAGCTTGTTTAGGGGGATATTTAAGTAGTTATAGCCATCAATAACAAGGTTTGTAGGGGTCAATATAATTTCAC is drawn from Mucilaginibacter ginsenosidivorax and contains these coding sequences:
- a CDS encoding YceI family protein, producing the protein MKKVFILLASAFLYTAASAQTTWTVDKAHSNVKFTVTHLLVNDVDGTFKTYDASIVAAKPDFSDAKVSFTVQTASVSTDNDQRDGHLKSPDFFDVANKPTLTFTSTGISKTSDKHYKVTGNLTLAGVTKPATFDLWYRGTIQNPMSKADDAGFQLTGTIKRSDFNFGSKFGSAMLSDEVTIKANGEFAKAK